One genomic segment of Oncorhynchus mykiss isolate Arlee chromosome 10, USDA_OmykA_1.1, whole genome shotgun sequence includes these proteins:
- the gucy1a1 gene encoding guanylate cyclase soluble subunit alpha-1: MFCAKLKDLKISGECPFSGIGRMDEPGDFEECISDHTGDVLAISKDVYGNVSEVLPQRKTSKTRVNLHSLGESIRKLACPEFQRLHTAFLQMMKQHTLDTKCPSVCYADICQDRSFDRPENLMEIMKNYSLKTGIHMDALRVSLGEELFQTCFDEDGHILRVVGGALSDFLNSFNVLLKQSCSPNPLAPAALQAEPDRRTDYVNNEEASVLCLDKDLGLLTVYYFNPRQTTELFFPGVIKAAARLLYDTTVEVLMDMEMDLQGGTKESVGPLQFQAGPRQPSLLYSVVVKNAKSLSPSPMRATSVGTMPTSLFSSTFPFHLFLDQDLGLLQIGDGLRKRLSRKDGPRRPTAFLEHFAIVTPQIRCTFQGILTMLNTQFIIRIKHQGGSMADDTGRLMDLKGQMIYISESNVILFLGSPCVDKLEELTGRGLYLSDIPIHNALRDVVLVGEQAKAQDGLKKRLGKAKAALEHAHLALEEEKKRTVDLLFTIFPGTVAQELWQGHTVDAREFENVTMLFSDIVGFTAVCSRCTPMQVVTMLNELYTRFDHHCGELDVYKVETIGDAYCVAGGLHKESETHAVQIALMALKMMELSDEVRTPTGEPIKMRIGLHTGSVLAGVVGVMMPRYCLFGNNVTLANKFESCSVPRRINVSPTTHRLLKDCPEFVFVPRTRQDLPPNFPPDIPGVCYFLEAFDQWSGKTTSDCETEEPCYSNTNFMAEQT, translated from the exons ATGTTTTGCGCAAAATTGAAAGACCTGAAAATCTCTGGAGAATGCCCGTTCTCCGGTATCGGTCGTATGGACGAACCCGGAGACTTTGAGGAATGTATAAGTGACCATACCGGGGATGTACTGGCAATTTCCAAGGATGTGTATGGAAATGTATCGGAGGTGCTACCTCAAAGGAAGACAAGCAAGACTAGAGTCAATCTTCATTCATTAGGGGAGAGCATCCGCAAATTGGCATGTCCAGAG TTTCAAAGACTGCATACTGCCTTTCTGCAAATGATGAAACAACATACGTTAGACACGAAATG CCCTTCTGTGTGTTACGCAGACATCTGTCAAGATAGGAGCTTTGATCGACCAGAGAATTTAATGGAGATCATGAAGAATTATTCTCTAAAAACAG GTATTCACATGGACGCTTTGAGAGTCTCCCTTGGTGAGGAGCTGTTCCAAACGTGCTTCGACGAGGACGGCCATATTCTACGGGTAGTGGGGGGAGCCCTCAGCGACTTCCTGAACAGCTtcaatgtcctgttgaaacaGAGCTGCAGCCCAAACCCGCTAGCACCTGCCGCTCTGCAAGCCGAACCAGACAGGAGAACAGATTATGTAAACAATGAAGAAGCGTCGGTGTTGTGCCTGGACAAGGATCTGGGTCTGCTCACCGTCTACTACTTCAACCCCAGGCAGACCACGGAGCTCTTCTTCCCTGGGGTCATCAAGGCGGCCGCCCGCCTGCTCTACGACACCACCGTGGAGGTGTTGATGGACATGGAGATGGACCTTCAAGGAGGCACCAAGGAGAGCGTAGGCCCCTTGCAGTTTCAGGCTGGGCCCCGGCAACCCAGCCTGCTCTACTCGGTGGTGGTGAAGAACGCCAAGAGCCTGAGCCCCAGTCCCATGAGGGCCACGTCAGTTGGGACCATGCCCACCTCGCTCTTCTCCTCCACCTTCCCCTTCCACCTCTTTCTGGATCAGGACCTGGGCCTGTTGCAAATCGGGGATGGCCTCCGGAAGAGACTTAGCCGGAAGGACGGCCCGAGGCGGCCCACTGCCTTCCTGGAGCACTTTGCCATCGTCACGCCCCAGATCAGGTGCACCTTCCAAGGCATCTTGACTATGCTGAACACACAGTTCATCATTCGGATAAAGCACCAAGGTGGCTCCATGGCCGATGACACAGGGAGG CTCATGGACCTGAAAGGCCAGATGATCTACATCTCAGAGTCCAATGTCATCCTCTTCCTGGGCTCCCCGTGCGTAGACAAGCTGGAGGAGCTGACTGGCCGGGGCCTCTACCTGTCTGACATCCCCATTCACAACGCCCTGCGCGACGTAGTCCTGGTGGGTGAGCAGGCCAAGGCTCAGGACGGCTTGAAGAAGCGCCTAGGCAAGGCCAAGGCGGCCCTGGAGCATGCTCACCTCGCCCTGGAAGAAGAGAAAAAGAGGACGGTGGATCTGCTTTTTACCATTTTCCCGGGGACGGTTGCCCAGGAACTTTGGCAAGGCCACACGGTGGATGCCAGGGAGTTTGAGAATGTCACCATGCTGTTCTCTGACATCGTGGGCTTCACGGCCGTGTGTTCACGCTGCACACCTATGCAGGTGGTCACCATGCTCAATGAGCTGTACACACGCTTTGACCACCACTGCGGGGAGCTGGATGTATACAAG GTGGAGACTATTGGTGATGCGTACTGTGTGGCCGGTGGCTTGCACAAGGAGAGCGAGACTCATGCAGTGCAGATTGCCCTCATGGCGCTGAAGATGATGGAGCTGTCCGATGAGGTCAGGACGCCCACTGGTGAGCCAATCAAG atgAGAATTGGCCTGCACACTGGCTCAGTTCTGGCCGGTGTTGTTGGCGTGATGATGCCGCGCTATTGTCTGTTTGGCAACAACGTCACATTGGCAAATAAGTTTGAGTCCTGTAGCGTACCTAGAAGAATCAACGTTAGCCCCACAACCCACAG ATTGCTGAAAGATTGTCCAGAGTTCGTCTTCGTTCCCCGGACCAGACAGGATCTTCCGCCAAACTTCCCACCGGATATTCCTGGTGTTTGTTACTTCTTGGAGGCTTTTGATCAATGGTCGGGCAAAACCACAAGTGACTGTGAGACCGAAGAACCATGCTACAGCAATACAAACTTCATGGCTGAGCAAACATAG